A region of the Streptomyces sp. NBC_00442 genome:
CGGCCCGGGTCATGGGCCGATCCGCCCGGCCTACCATGATCCCCGACCGGCGAAGGCCCTACGACGCCGAGCACGCGAGCCCCCTCGCGGCAGACCCTGGAGGACCCCCATGACCGACCTGCACCCCTTCATCGCGGGGCTGCCCAAGGCCGAGCTCCACGTGCACCACGTCGGCTCCGCCTCGCCGCGCATCGTGGCCGAACTCGCCGCCCGGCACGCGGACTCGAAGGTCCCCACCGACCCCGAGGCGCTCGCCGACTACTTCACCTTCACGGACTTCGCCCACTTCATCGAGGTGTACCTCTCGGTCGTCGACCTGATCCGTACGCCGGAAGATGTGCGCCTTCTCACCTACGAGGTGGCCCGTGACATGGCCCGGCAGAACATCCGGTACGCCGAGCTGACCATCACGCCGTTCTCGTCCACCCGACGCGGCATCGACGAGCGCGCGTTCATGGACGCGATCGAGGACGCCCGCAGGGCCGCGGAGGCCGAGTTCGGCACGGTCCTTCGCTGGTGCTTCGACATTCCGGGCGAGGCGGGCCTGGAGGCCGCCGCCGAGACGGCCCGCCTCGCCACCGAGGACGGGGTGCGCCCCGAAGGCCTGGTCTCCTTCGGCCTGGGCGGCCCGGAGATCGGGGTACCGCGCCCGCAGTTCAAGCCGTACTTCGACCGGGCCATCGCCGCCGGCCTGCACTCCGTGCCGCACTCGGGCGAGTCCACGGGACCCCAGTCGATCTGGGACGCGCTGATCGAGCTGCGCGCCGAACGGATCGGCCACGGCACCAGCGCCACCCAGGACCCGGCGCTCCTCAAGCACCTCGCCGAGCACCGGATCGCGCTGGAGGTCTGCCCGACGTCCAACCTGGCGACGCGCGTGGTGCCCGGCCTGGACCGGCACCCGGTCAAGGAGATGGTGGCGGCCGGCGTCCTCGTCACCATCAACAGTGACGACCCGCCGATGTTCGGCAGCGACCTGAACAACGAGTACGCGGTCGCCGCCCGCCTCCTCGACCTGGACGAGCGGGGCCTGGCGGGCCTCGCCAAGAACGCCGTCGAGGCGTCGTTCCTCGACCCGGCGGGCAGGACGAAGCTCGTCGCGGAGATCGACGACTACACCGCCAAGTGGCTCGCCGGCTGACCCGGCCGGGCCGTGGCTCCGGCTGGCCGCGGCCGCGACCGGTCAGCACAATGACCCCATGCGCACCGTGACTGCCGTGGCCCACCGCGGCGACCCGTACCGTGTCCGCGAGAACACGCTCCCCTCCATCGCCTCGGCTCTGGAGCGGGGCGCCGACGCGGTCGAGATCGACGTCCGGACGACCAAGGACGGCGTGCCCGTGCTGCTGCACGACGACACGCTGAAGCGGCTGTGGGACGTCGACCGCCCGCTGGCCGAGCTCCCGCACGCGGAGGTCACCGAGGTCACGGGCGGCGGAGTCCCCACCCTGCGCCGGGCCCTGATGGCGGCCGGCGCGCACCGGGTGATGATCGACCTGCCGGGCGCGACCGAGGAGTCGGTGCGCAAGGTGGTGGGCACGGTGCGCGAGTGCGGGGCGGGCGAGCGGGTCTACTACTGCGCGGGCCCGGTCACCATGCTGCGGGTCCGCCGCGCCGACCCCGGCGCCGAGATCGCCCTGACCTGGACGAAGCCCGCTCCGCCGCGCCCCGCCCTGGTCGACGCCATCAAGCCGCGCTGGCTCAACTACCGCTTCGGCCTGGTGCGTTCGGATGTGGTGGCGCGGGCCCACCGGGACGGCCTGCTCGTCTCGGCGTGGACCGCGGACACGGCCCGCACGCAGCGCCGTCTCGTCGCATACGGCGTGGACTCGATCACCACCAACCGGCTGGACGCGCTGCGCGGGGTCCTGTCCGCGCGGTAGCGGCGCGCGGGGCGGAC
Encoded here:
- a CDS encoding adenosine deaminase; its protein translation is MRPAYHDPRPAKALRRRAREPPRGRPWRTPMTDLHPFIAGLPKAELHVHHVGSASPRIVAELAARHADSKVPTDPEALADYFTFTDFAHFIEVYLSVVDLIRTPEDVRLLTYEVARDMARQNIRYAELTITPFSSTRRGIDERAFMDAIEDARRAAEAEFGTVLRWCFDIPGEAGLEAAAETARLATEDGVRPEGLVSFGLGGPEIGVPRPQFKPYFDRAIAAGLHSVPHSGESTGPQSIWDALIELRAERIGHGTSATQDPALLKHLAEHRIALEVCPTSNLATRVVPGLDRHPVKEMVAAGVLVTINSDDPPMFGSDLNNEYAVAARLLDLDERGLAGLAKNAVEASFLDPAGRTKLVAEIDDYTAKWLAG
- a CDS encoding glycerophosphodiester phosphodiesterase, producing MRTVTAVAHRGDPYRVRENTLPSIASALERGADAVEIDVRTTKDGVPVLLHDDTLKRLWDVDRPLAELPHAEVTEVTGGGVPTLRRALMAAGAHRVMIDLPGATEESVRKVVGTVRECGAGERVYYCAGPVTMLRVRRADPGAEIALTWTKPAPPRPALVDAIKPRWLNYRFGLVRSDVVARAHRDGLLVSAWTADTARTQRRLVAYGVDSITTNRLDALRGVLSAR